A section of the Flaviflexus equikiangi genome encodes:
- the purM gene encoding phosphoribosylformylglycinamidine cyclo-ligase — MKITYSQAGVDTGAGDRAVELMKSAVSKTHGPNVIGGVGGFAGLLDASELLAYRKPLLATSTDGVGTKVAIAQALDIHDTIGQDLVGMVVDDIVVVGAKPLLMTDYIACGKVVPERIADIVRGIAAACASISTPLLGGETAEHPGLLGEDEYDVAGAATGVVEADAVLGPDRVRAGDIVIAMASSGIHSNGYSLVRKVLEVNGWDYTKHVDELGTTIGEELLVPTRLYTNVCLDLADRVHAYCHVTGGGLAANLARVLPIGMLAEVSRWDVPPIFRVIADLGQVPTQDLEATLNLGVGMLAIVPEEHAQGVISVCAAAGIPAWEAGRVMADDGGEALRGAKGVNGGGVRLTGMYTGL, encoded by the coding sequence ATGAAGATCACCTATTCCCAAGCCGGCGTCGACACGGGCGCTGGTGACCGCGCCGTCGAGCTCATGAAGTCCGCCGTCTCGAAGACTCACGGACCGAACGTGATCGGCGGCGTCGGCGGTTTCGCCGGCCTCCTCGACGCCTCGGAGCTCCTCGCCTACCGGAAGCCCCTCCTCGCCACATCGACGGACGGTGTGGGTACGAAGGTCGCGATCGCTCAGGCTCTCGATATCCACGACACGATCGGCCAGGATCTCGTGGGCATGGTCGTCGATGACATCGTGGTGGTGGGGGCGAAGCCCCTCCTCATGACCGACTACATCGCCTGCGGCAAGGTCGTTCCCGAACGGATCGCCGACATCGTCCGCGGCATCGCAGCCGCCTGCGCCTCCATCAGCACGCCCCTGCTCGGCGGGGAGACGGCAGAGCATCCGGGTCTTCTCGGCGAGGATGAGTATGACGTGGCGGGAGCCGCGACGGGCGTTGTCGAGGCAGATGCCGTCCTCGGGCCGGACAGGGTCCGCGCGGGCGACATCGTCATCGCCATGGCGTCCTCAGGGATCCACTCGAACGGCTATTCCCTCGTCCGGAAAGTCCTCGAGGTCAACGGCTGGGATTACACGAAGCACGTCGACGAACTGGGCACGACGATCGGCGAAGAGCTGCTCGTTCCCACACGTCTCTACACCAACGTATGCCTCGACCTCGCCGATCGTGTCCACGCCTACTGCCACGTGACGGGAGGCGGACTCGCGGCGAACCTGGCCAGAGTGCTGCCAATCGGCATGCTGGCAGAGGTCTCCCGTTGGGATGTTCCGCCGATCTTCCGTGTCATCGCCGATCTCGGCCAGGTCCCGACACAGGACCTCGAGGCCACACTGAACCTGGGTGTCGGCATGCTTGCGATTGTTCCCGAGGAACACGCGCAGGGCGTCATCTCCGTCTGTGCCGCTGCCGGTATTCCCGCCTGGGAAGCGGGAAGGGTCATGGCGGACGATGGTGGGGAGGCTCTCCGCGGCGCGAAGGGCGTCAACGGCGGAGGAGTTCGCCTCACCGGCATGTACACGGGGCTCTAG
- a CDS encoding DUF3618 domain-containing protein, which produces MSDAPKRSAADIEADLQRTRQELTEIVDELATRVDPKANAKAAADQAKAKANEFAAKAKAVPADASHGDAVAIGILVAAAATVLLAGYLIIKR; this is translated from the coding sequence ATGAGTGACGCACCCAAGCGCAGCGCGGCCGACATTGAAGCCGACCTTCAGCGCACCCGTCAGGAGCTCACCGAGATCGTCGACGAGCTCGCGACCCGTGTCGACCCGAAGGCCAACGCGAAGGCTGCGGCTGACCAGGCGAAAGCGAAGGCGAACGAATTCGCTGCCAAAGCGAAAGCTGTTCCCGCTGACGCGAGTCACGGCGATGCCGTCGCCATCGGAATCCTCGTCGCAGCGGCGGCGACTGTGCTCCTAGCGGGCTACCTCATCATCAAGAGGTAA
- a CDS encoding mechanosensitive ion channel family protein, giving the protein MKLLLSQLASVVDPTEDPTEETPLGENVEQAVTVTFDIVGTLLTCLIGAVLGLLLSILLIAVAQAVSRRHPIVEPALGPPKRPFQLALALAGAWVAFGVKTAVDDGEIEPGWRGPILHAGMIVVILAGTWFVARVMLGVEAAVVRHVERSATKRAKRIQTQFQIVRRVLVVSIWVMGIAGVLMTYPTARAAGASIFASAGVISVIAGLAAQSTLGNVFAGLQVAFSDSLRVDDVVIVNGEYCVVEEITLTYVVVKVWDGRRLIVPSSKLTTETFENWTRRDSDMMGKVYFDLDWQVPIDAMRSEMHRCLQASDLWDGRTAVLQVDSAEGGRVRIAILVSAVDSAKLTDLRNYTREHMVKWIQESVPKALPYSRNLFASIDDLETAIAEYPDPEVFVDEEHLPKAPKPAVPHEDVDMEETVILPLDYLPFRRSLSERTPPEYSEDEIASSPTTAGVTTTSVKPGHEASIFSGSPEAEKRAQAFSGPGEEAIAERERRAAQRNAVHDDGETDPQQEDTANSKEPT; this is encoded by the coding sequence ATGAAGCTACTCCTGTCCCAGCTCGCATCTGTCGTCGACCCCACCGAGGATCCCACGGAGGAGACGCCGCTCGGCGAGAACGTGGAACAGGCCGTGACCGTCACCTTCGACATTGTCGGCACACTCCTGACGTGTCTCATCGGAGCCGTGCTCGGTTTGCTCCTGTCGATCCTTCTCATTGCTGTGGCGCAGGCAGTCTCGCGGCGCCATCCCATCGTTGAACCTGCCCTCGGTCCGCCGAAGCGTCCCTTCCAGTTGGCTTTAGCGCTGGCCGGCGCCTGGGTGGCCTTCGGCGTGAAGACGGCAGTGGATGACGGGGAGATCGAGCCCGGATGGCGGGGGCCGATCCTCCACGCCGGCATGATCGTCGTCATTCTCGCCGGAACCTGGTTCGTTGCCCGCGTCATGCTCGGCGTCGAGGCCGCTGTCGTACGGCATGTCGAACGGTCGGCAACGAAACGCGCTAAGCGGATCCAAACCCAGTTCCAGATCGTGCGCCGGGTACTCGTCGTCTCCATCTGGGTCATGGGCATCGCCGGCGTCCTCATGACGTACCCGACGGCCCGTGCCGCAGGAGCGTCGATCTTCGCCTCGGCCGGTGTCATCTCGGTCATCGCCGGTCTCGCGGCACAGTCAACGCTCGGCAACGTGTTTGCCGGACTCCAGGTGGCCTTCTCCGACTCGCTGCGCGTCGATGATGTCGTCATCGTCAACGGCGAATACTGCGTCGTCGAGGAGATCACCCTGACGTATGTCGTCGTCAAGGTGTGGGATGGCAGGCGGCTGATCGTCCCCTCCAGCAAGCTCACGACGGAGACGTTCGAGAACTGGACAAGACGCGATTCGGACATGATGGGCAAGGTCTATTTCGATCTGGACTGGCAGGTTCCCATCGATGCCATGAGGTCGGAGATGCACAGGTGCCTCCAGGCGAGTGACCTGTGGGATGGGAGGACGGCAGTCCTCCAGGTCGATTCCGCTGAAGGGGGCCGAGTTCGCATCGCGATCCTCGTATCCGCCGTCGATTCCGCGAAGCTGACCGACTTGAGGAACTACACGCGCGAACACATGGTCAAGTGGATCCAGGAAAGCGTCCCCAAAGCGCTCCCATACTCCCGCAACCTCTTCGCATCGATCGACGATCTCGAGACCGCTATCGCCGAATATCCCGATCCTGAGGTCTTCGTCGACGAGGAGCACCTGCCGAAGGCTCCCAAACCGGCTGTGCCGCACGAGGATGTGGACATGGAGGAGACGGTGATCCTCCCGCTCGACTATCTGCCGTTCCGCCGATCCCTGTCCGAACGTACCCCGCCCGAGTATTCCGAAGACGAGATAGCGTCCTCTCCGACGACGGCAGGTGTGACGACGACAAGCGTGAAGCCGGGACACGAGGCATCGATCTTCTCCGGCTCGCCCGAGGCCGAGAAGCGTGCCCAAGCATTCTCCGGCCCCGGGGAGGAAGCGATCGCCGAACGCGAAAGAAGGGCTGCGCAACGCAACGCCGTGCACGATGATGG
- a CDS encoding DUF3073 domain-containing protein, whose product MGRGRQKAKQRKVARNLKYSSPDTDYRALERELVSKGDEPADQSDEFETEYSGFEYEDPYADEDDEEEDVYPLGR is encoded by the coding sequence ATGGGGCGCGGCCGTCAGAAGGCCAAGCAACGTAAAGTTGCTCGCAATTTGAAGTACTCCAGCCCGGATACTGACTACCGAGCGCTGGAGCGCGAGCTTGTCTCCAAAGGAGACGAGCCCGCTGACCAATCGGATGAGTTCGAGACCGAGTACTCAGGCTTCGAGTACGAGGACCCTTATGCCGACGAGGACGACGAAGAAGAAGACGTCTACCCACTCGGCAGATAG
- the purF gene encoding amidophosphoribosyltransferase — MHGDGRLTRVLDPDDKGQDECGVFGVWAPGEDVAHLTYFGLYALQHRGQESAGIATSNGEQILVYKDMGLVSQVFNEDHLRPLTGHIAVGHVRYATTGKSAWTNAQPTLGPTPFGTIALGHNGNLVNTQALMGLVREKSGEDLTGELGRGSSTDTAVMTALLGCSDEDQSLEEAAMRVLPQLKGAFSLAFMDEHTLYAARDPYGFRPLVLGRLSSGWVVASETAALDIVGASFIREIEPGELLIIDESGMRSRRFADATPRGCIFEYVYLARPDTTIAGRNVNAARNEMGRVLAREHPVEADIVIATPDSGTPAAIGYAQESGIPYAQGLVKNAYVGRTFIQPTQTMRQLGIRLKLNPLREVIAGKRIVVVDDSIVRGNTQRALVRMLREAGAAEIHIRISSPPVVWPCYFGIDFATRAELIASGLSIDQIRQSIGADSLGFMSEEGMIASTTRPESTLCTACFSGKYPMPVDHTRVAAGLDPAPEDS, encoded by the coding sequence ATGCACGGTGATGGTCGATTGACCCGGGTCCTGGACCCAGACGACAAGGGACAGGACGAATGCGGCGTCTTCGGGGTCTGGGCCCCGGGAGAGGACGTCGCACACCTCACCTACTTCGGGCTGTATGCGCTCCAGCATCGCGGGCAGGAATCCGCCGGTATCGCGACCTCCAACGGTGAGCAGATACTCGTCTACAAGGACATGGGTCTCGTCTCCCAAGTCTTCAACGAGGACCACCTGCGGCCCTTGACAGGCCATATTGCCGTCGGTCACGTGCGCTACGCGACGACCGGCAAGTCCGCCTGGACGAACGCCCAGCCGACACTGGGGCCAACACCCTTCGGCACGATCGCTCTCGGACACAACGGCAACCTCGTCAACACTCAGGCACTCATGGGGCTGGTGAGAGAGAAGTCGGGAGAAGACCTCACGGGTGAGCTCGGCCGCGGATCCTCGACGGACACGGCCGTCATGACCGCCCTCCTGGGGTGTTCAGACGAGGACCAGTCGCTCGAGGAGGCTGCGATGAGAGTGCTTCCGCAGCTCAAGGGCGCCTTCTCTCTGGCATTCATGGACGAGCACACGCTCTACGCGGCCCGCGATCCCTACGGGTTCCGCCCGCTCGTCCTCGGCAGGCTCAGCTCGGGATGGGTGGTGGCCTCGGAAACGGCCGCGCTCGATATCGTCGGCGCCTCTTTTATCCGCGAGATCGAACCCGGAGAGCTCCTCATCATCGACGAGTCGGGAATGAGATCGCGCCGCTTCGCCGACGCCACGCCCCGCGGCTGCATCTTCGAATACGTCTATCTGGCCAGGCCGGACACGACGATCGCCGGGCGCAACGTCAACGCCGCGAGGAACGAGATGGGGAGGGTTCTCGCCCGCGAACATCCCGTCGAGGCCGATATCGTCATCGCAACCCCGGACTCGGGAACACCGGCCGCGATCGGATACGCACAGGAATCCGGTATTCCCTACGCGCAGGGTCTCGTCAAGAATGCGTACGTGGGCCGTACGTTCATCCAACCCACCCAGACCATGCGTCAGCTCGGCATCCGGCTCAAGCTCAACCCTCTGCGCGAAGTCATCGCAGGCAAGCGCATCGTCGTCGTCGACGACTCGATCGTGCGCGGCAACACGCAGCGCGCGCTTGTCCGCATGCTCCGCGAAGCGGGAGCAGCCGAGATCCACATCCGCATCTCGTCGCCCCCGGTCGTCTGGCCCTGCTATTTCGGGATCGACTTCGCGACACGGGCCGAGCTCATCGCCTCCGGCTTGAGCATCGACCAGATCAGGCAGTCGATCGGGGCCGACAGTCTCGGCTTCATGTCCGAGGAAGGCATGATCGCCTCGACGACACGCCCCGAGTCTACGCTGTGCACCGCCTGCTTCTCAGGAAAATACCCTATGCCGGTCGACCACACGAGAGTGGCGGCAGGCCTCGATCCCGCACCGGAGGACTCATGA
- a CDS encoding BldC family transcriptional regulator, with translation MQTQTENDLLTPSQVAALFHVDPKTVTRWANAGKLSSIRTLGGHRRFRREEVEKLLTATARR, from the coding sequence ATGCAAACACAGACCGAAAACGATCTGTTGACACCGTCGCAGGTGGCTGCGCTTTTCCATGTCGACCCGAAAACGGTGACGAGATGGGCGAACGCGGGAAAGCTATCGTCGATTCGAACCCTCGGGGGTCACCGCCGCTTCCGCAGGGAAGAGGTTGAAAAGCTTCTCACTGCGACAGCGCGACGGTAA
- a CDS encoding RNB domain-containing ribonuclease — protein MAQRIVRANVAQPREVVTAMTALREKLSISTDYPDVTVEDVDASLLPDRRDIPFVTIDPPGASDLDQAMYLSREGDGYLVQYAISAVGLFVRPGSDLDREVHARGVTLYGPDGSIPLHPRELSAGSASLLEGEDRPAYLWYLHLDPDGGLRHSWVEFAHVRSRAQLTYEQVQDAHDGGGTLPEQVPADLVELLATIGRLRIEREIARGGVSLDLPEQLIEKTDVGYHLAFRAVTDVEEWNAQISLLTGMAAARLMKNANVGILRTLPPARDKDLDRLRQVAAALDIPWQADVDYPSFVRSLDSSRAAHAAFLNEAASLFRGASYLPLGAGESADDVVSAHAAIASVYAHVTAPLRRLVDRYALEVCRCLCAQGPIPAWVTEALPDLPKTMTKANQRASAYERGAINALEGLILAGREGEIFRGVVIDVSDGERPRGSVMVRDPAVEATIHGEDLPVGHDIRVRLVKVSPDGPEFEYVKGKHAR, from the coding sequence GTGGCTCAGCGAATAGTCCGCGCTAACGTAGCGCAACCCCGAGAAGTCGTCACTGCGATGACGGCGCTGCGGGAGAAGCTGTCGATCTCGACCGACTATCCAGACGTCACCGTCGAGGACGTGGATGCGAGCCTTCTGCCGGACCGCCGCGATATTCCTTTCGTCACGATCGACCCGCCCGGCGCGAGCGACCTGGATCAGGCCATGTACCTGTCCCGGGAGGGCGATGGCTACCTCGTGCAGTATGCGATCAGCGCCGTCGGGCTCTTCGTCCGCCCGGGCAGCGATCTCGACCGCGAGGTGCACGCCCGCGGCGTCACGCTGTATGGCCCTGACGGGAGCATCCCCCTTCACCCGCGAGAGCTCTCAGCGGGCTCCGCGTCCCTCCTGGAAGGCGAAGACCGTCCAGCATACCTCTGGTACCTCCACCTTGATCCGGACGGGGGACTGCGGCACTCGTGGGTGGAATTCGCCCATGTCAGGTCACGCGCCCAGCTCACATACGAACAGGTCCAGGATGCTCATGACGGGGGAGGGACACTCCCCGAGCAGGTTCCGGCCGACCTGGTGGAACTTCTCGCCACGATCGGGCGCCTTCGCATCGAGCGCGAGATCGCGCGCGGGGGAGTGTCTCTCGACCTTCCCGAGCAGCTGATCGAGAAGACGGATGTCGGCTACCATCTCGCCTTCCGTGCAGTGACAGACGTCGAGGAGTGGAACGCACAGATCTCGCTCCTCACCGGCATGGCAGCCGCGCGGCTCATGAAGAACGCGAACGTGGGAATCCTCAGGACACTGCCCCCGGCGCGCGACAAGGACCTCGACAGGCTCCGTCAGGTCGCGGCTGCGCTCGATATCCCCTGGCAGGCTGACGTCGACTATCCCAGCTTCGTCCGTTCGCTCGATTCCTCGCGGGCGGCACACGCCGCTTTCCTCAACGAAGCGGCCAGCCTGTTCCGGGGCGCCTCCTACCTCCCCCTCGGGGCAGGAGAATCCGCGGACGACGTCGTGTCCGCCCATGCCGCGATCGCCTCCGTCTACGCGCACGTGACAGCGCCCCTTCGGCGTCTCGTCGACCGGTATGCTCTCGAGGTCTGCCGGTGCCTCTGTGCGCAGGGGCCGATCCCTGCGTGGGTGACAGAAGCACTGCCGGACCTTCCGAAGACGATGACGAAGGCCAACCAGCGTGCCTCCGCCTACGAACGCGGCGCGATCAACGCCCTCGAGGGGCTCATCCTCGCAGGGCGCGAAGGAGAGATCTTCCGGGGCGTCGTCATCGATGTCTCGGATGGTGAGCGGCCGCGCGGCAGTGTCATGGTGCGTGACCCCGCCGTTGAAGCCACGATCCACGGAGAAGACCTGCCGGTGGGCCACGACATCCGGGTCAGGCTGGTCAAGGTATCTCCCGATGGTCCAGAATTCGAATACGTGAAGGGCAAGCATGCACGGTGA
- a CDS encoding phage holin family protein, whose amino-acid sequence MTASANKGPAVPSDLGGSTLPPVEETKNSRSIGELVAGISERFSRLIRDEIELAKLQATEKAKKIGLGAVMLIVAGVLALYALGILLLAAVWGIANALPLWISALIVGFALLLICGILALIGLKKIKASNEYVVDPKSGILNDIEAAKKGLAHHE is encoded by the coding sequence GTGACAGCATCCGCGAACAAGGGACCAGCAGTCCCATCTGACCTAGGCGGCTCGACCCTGCCCCCGGTTGAGGAGACCAAAAACTCTCGCTCGATCGGTGAACTCGTTGCGGGGATCAGCGAACGCTTCTCGCGCCTGATCCGCGATGAGATCGAGCTTGCGAAACTCCAGGCGACCGAGAAGGCGAAGAAGATTGGCCTCGGCGCTGTCATGCTGATCGTTGCCGGCGTTCTCGCGCTCTACGCGCTCGGCATTCTGCTCCTCGCGGCCGTGTGGGGCATCGCCAACGCCCTCCCACTGTGGATATCGGCTCTTATCGTCGGCTTCGCCCTTCTCCTGATCTGCGGCATTCTTGCACTGATCGGGCTCAAGAAGATCAAGGCCTCGAACGAGTACGTCGTCGATCCCAAGTCGGGAATCCTCAATGACATCGAAGCGGCGAAGAAGGGACTGGCACACCATGAGTGA
- a CDS encoding ExeM/NucH family extracellular endonuclease, which yields MKSFFTKRVALIGAGALIVSPIWAIPAQAETDGSDVVINEVFARGGSANQAYTNKFIELYNPTDEAISLDGLSLQYIPATNANATASVNLSGSVPAEGYFLIQGGSNGSNGAALPAPDLVTTLNAGGGGGVFALVDGTTSLTGLPKGDLSADDRLVDLVGWGTAERYETAVAAVVGGNSDSGSITRTAGADTDNNLADFTWATTPTPQNSGGTGGGDPDPDPDPTTTTIAEIQGTGSTTPLNGQVVTTRGVVTAVYKNSGFNGVYIQTPGTGGTIGNASHGVFVYSATTANAVDFGDYIEVTGTAGEYFGLTQITGQSYTILDEVVDAPVPTAVTPADLVTDAQREVLEGMLLDVTDVQFTVTDTYQTNVYGQVALAMDDAPLPTETDIYNPVTEKAQHDALVAENASKMLTLDDGSSFSYTNFNFNDHNTPVPYLNTEVPLRVGADVTVSEPVILDYRYQWNLQPVERITGNNDDFLVVEDTRAAIVEAPEVEGDVTIATFNVLNYFTTLGTDLRGCTSYNDRAGNPLTVRGGCDARGAWDADNLARQEGKIVAAIQELDASVVGLEEIENSAAFGKDRDVAVSDLVDALNADAGSAKWAYVESPEVLPQDEDVIRLAFIYQVDEVVPVGDSKILIGSSAFGNAREPLGQAWQALDADGDPAGDQFATITNHFKSKGSGTDDGTGQGNANPDRKAQATALLAFADEEYGDMPVFLVGDFNSYSAEDPMRILEADGYVNLLRNQSNLDGEHYYTYTFGLRAGSLDHILGSADAMDWVTETAVWNINSVESVGMEYSRYNYNVTNLFQADNPFRSSDHDPIKVGLDIPGLNDEVVVTPEAPVQTGNTVSIPTVEGVEYVIDGAVVTGDVDITADTTVTARAIEGYVLAEDAVAQWTFTYVAPIVTVTPEAPVQDGNTVSIPTVEGVEYVIDGAVVTGDVDITKDTTVTARAIEGYVLAEDAVAQWTFTYTAPIVTVTPEAPVQAGNTVSIPVVEGVEYVIDGAVVTGDVDITADTVVTARAIEGYVLAEDAVAQWTFTYVAPGPVAPLKGNVFFVANDWTSTEADVVFAFGRRGDEVFVGDWDGDGYDTLAVRRGNTFYGNNTLTGGNAAAEFKFGRVGDEVLVGDWDGDGADTFGVRRGNTFYLNNTLAGGNADVEFNYGRAGDEVLVGDWDGDDVDTLAVSRGNAFYINNTLGGGDADSVFNYGRVSDEAFAGDFDGDGVDTVSLRRGNVFHINNALAGGAADWTIGYGRASDTILIGDWDGDGVDTPTVNRIVG from the coding sequence ATGAAATCATTCTTCACCAAGAGAGTGGCATTAATCGGTGCTGGTGCGCTGATTGTGTCACCGATATGGGCGATACCCGCCCAGGCGGAAACGGATGGCAGTGACGTCGTTATCAACGAAGTCTTTGCTCGCGGCGGCTCCGCCAACCAGGCATACACGAACAAGTTCATCGAGCTGTACAACCCCACCGATGAGGCGATCAGCCTCGATGGGCTGTCGCTGCAGTACATCCCGGCAACCAACGCGAACGCGACTGCTTCGGTCAATCTCTCGGGCTCTGTCCCTGCCGAAGGATACTTCCTTATCCAGGGCGGATCGAACGGCTCTAACGGGGCAGCGCTCCCGGCGCCTGATCTCGTGACAACCCTGAACGCCGGCGGCGGTGGCGGCGTGTTCGCGCTCGTCGATGGCACGACAAGCCTGACGGGCCTGCCTAAGGGTGACCTGTCGGCCGACGACCGCCTCGTCGACCTGGTCGGCTGGGGCACTGCGGAGCGATACGAGACGGCCGTGGCCGCAGTTGTGGGTGGCAACTCCGATTCCGGTTCCATCACCCGTACCGCTGGTGCCGATACCGACAACAACTTGGCGGACTTCACGTGGGCAACGACCCCGACTCCGCAGAACTCCGGTGGTACCGGCGGTGGAGACCCCGATCCGGATCCAGACCCCACCACCACAACCATTGCCGAGATCCAGGGCACCGGCAGCACCACTCCGCTCAACGGACAGGTTGTCACCACACGCGGTGTGGTCACGGCCGTCTACAAGAACAGCGGCTTCAACGGCGTCTACATCCAGACCCCGGGCACCGGCGGCACGATCGGCAACGCCTCTCACGGCGTCTTCGTCTACTCGGCCACAACGGCCAATGCTGTCGACTTCGGTGACTACATCGAGGTGACCGGCACCGCTGGCGAGTACTTCGGACTCACCCAGATCACGGGCCAGTCCTACACCATCCTCGACGAGGTCGTCGACGCTCCCGTCCCGACGGCCGTGACTCCTGCCGATCTCGTGACGGATGCTCAGCGCGAGGTTCTCGAGGGTATGCTCCTCGACGTGACCGACGTCCAGTTCACCGTGACCGACACGTACCAAACGAACGTCTACGGCCAGGTCGCATTGGCAATGGACGACGCACCGCTCCCCACCGAGACCGATATCTACAACCCGGTCACGGAGAAGGCCCAGCACGACGCACTCGTCGCCGAGAATGCCTCGAAGATGCTGACCCTCGATGATGGTTCGTCGTTCAGCTACACGAACTTCAACTTCAACGACCACAACACGCCCGTCCCGTACCTGAACACTGAGGTTCCCCTCCGTGTAGGCGCAGACGTGACCGTGTCCGAGCCTGTCATCCTTGACTACCGCTACCAGTGGAACCTTCAGCCCGTCGAGCGCATCACCGGCAACAACGACGACTTCCTTGTCGTCGAAGACACCCGCGCAGCGATCGTCGAAGCACCCGAGGTCGAAGGTGACGTGACGATCGCAACGTTCAACGTTCTCAACTACTTCACGACCCTGGGCACTGACCTGCGCGGCTGCACCTCGTACAACGACCGTGCGGGTAACCCCCTCACCGTCCGCGGCGGCTGTGATGCTCGTGGCGCATGGGACGCCGACAACCTGGCTCGCCAGGAAGGCAAGATCGTTGCCGCTATCCAGGAGCTGGACGCCTCTGTCGTCGGCCTTGAAGAGATCGAGAACTCGGCCGCGTTCGGCAAGGACCGGGACGTCGCCGTCTCCGACCTCGTCGATGCTCTCAACGCAGACGCAGGCTCCGCCAAGTGGGCATACGTCGAGTCACCCGAGGTTCTCCCGCAGGATGAGGACGTCATCCGACTCGCCTTCATCTACCAGGTCGACGAAGTCGTCCCCGTCGGCGATTCGAAGATCCTCATCGGTTCCTCCGCCTTCGGCAACGCACGCGAGCCCCTCGGCCAGGCCTGGCAGGCACTCGACGCTGACGGCGATCCCGCTGGCGATCAGTTCGCGACAATCACGAACCACTTCAAGTCAAAGGGCTCCGGCACCGATGACGGCACAGGGCAGGGCAACGCAAACCCCGACCGCAAGGCGCAGGCAACTGCACTTCTCGCCTTCGCGGACGAAGAGTACGGCGATATGCCGGTCTTCCTCGTGGGTGACTTCAACTCCTACTCCGCTGAAGATCCGATGCGGATCCTCGAGGCGGACGGCTACGTCAACCTTCTCCGCAACCAGAGCAACCTGGACGGCGAGCACTACTACACGTACACGTTCGGCCTGCGCGCAGGCTCCCTCGACCACATCCTCGGCAGCGCAGACGCCATGGATTGGGTAACCGAGACTGCCGTCTGGAACATCAACTCCGTTGAGTCTGTCGGCATGGAATACTCCCGCTACAACTACAACGTGACCAACCTGTTCCAGGCGGACAACCCGTTCCGCTCCTCCGACCACGATCCGATTAAGGTCGGCCTGGATATCCCCGGCCTCAACGACGAAGTCGTTGTCACGCCTGAGGCTCCTGTCCAGACCGGCAATACGGTCTCGATCCCCACGGTTGAGGGTGTCGAGTATGTGATTGATGGCGCGGTCGTGACCGGCGATGTCGATATCACTGCTGACACGACCGTGACGGCACGTGCGATCGAGGGCTATGTCCTTGCTGAGGATGCTGTTGCTCAGTGGACGTTCACCTATGTCGCTCCGATCGTGACTGTCACGCCTGAGGCTCCTGTCCAGGATGGCAACACGGTCTCGATCCCCACGGTTGAGGGTGTCGAGTACGTGATTGATGGCGCGGTCGTGACTGGCGATGTCGATATCACGAAGGACACGACCGTGACGGCGCGTGCGATCGAGGGCTATGTCCTTGCTGAGGATGCTGTTGCTCAGTGGACATTCACCTATACTGCTCCGATCGTGACCGTCACGCCCGAGGCTCCTGTCCAGGCCGGCAACACGGTCTCGATTCCAGTAGTTGAGGGTGTCGAGTACGTGATTGATGGCGCGGTCGTGACCGGCGATGTCGATATCACGGCTGACACGGTCGTGACCGCACGTGCGATCGAGGGCTATGTCCTTGCTGAGGATGCTGTTGCTCAGTGGACATTCACCTATGTCGCTCCGGGTCCCGTGGCTCCGTTGAAGGGCAATGTGTTCTTCGTTGCCAATGACTGGACCTCGACCGAGGCTGATGTCGTGTTCGCTTTCGGGCGTCGCGGCGATGAGGTCTTTGTCGGTGACTGGGACGGCGATGGCTATGACACACTCGCTGTGCGTCGTGGGAACACGTTCTATGGCAACAACACGCTCACGGGTGGTAACGCTGCTGCTGAGTTCAAGTTCGGCCGGGTCGGCGATGAGGTTCTCGTCGGTGACTGGGATGGGGATGGCGCCGATACGTTCGGTGTTCGCCGTGGCAACACGTTCTACCTGAACAACACCCTTGCCGGTGGTAACGCCGATGTTGAGTTCAACTACGGTCGCGCCGGTGATGAGGTTCTCGTTGGTGACTGGGATGGCGATGACGTCGACACGCTTGCTGTGAGTCGTGGGAATGCGTTCTACATCAACAACACTCTTGGTGGTGGGGATGCGGATTCCGTGTTCAACTACGGCCGGGTGAGTGATGAGGCGTTTGCTGGTGACTTCGATGGTGATGGTGTTGACACTGTCTCCCTGCGTCGTGGCAATGTCTTCCACATCAACAACGCTCTCGCGGGCGGGGCTGCTGACTGGACCATCGGTTATGGTCGGGCCAGCGACACGATCCTCATCGGTGACTGGGATGGCGACGGCGTCGACACCCCGACAGTCAACCGCATCGTAGGCTAG